A genome region from Mycobacterium florentinum includes the following:
- a CDS encoding DinB family protein, translating into MPALAPPVADERSALREYLAFHQSAYFAVSYGLTDKQARSSPSTSALSVGGLIKHVTRMQHSWMARVAAAPDAAPKDPRPFDPEAFADQHVMRPDETLDGLLRDFAEQNATSLRLVETADLDAAVPVPRDVPWFPKDLDAWSVRWVILHVINELARHAGHADIVRETIDGATMYDLIAGLEGWEIEGWVTPWNAGAGR; encoded by the coding sequence ATGCCAGCCCTCGCCCCGCCGGTAGCCGACGAGCGCAGCGCCCTGCGCGAGTACTTGGCCTTCCACCAAAGCGCCTACTTCGCGGTGTCCTACGGCCTCACCGACAAGCAGGCCCGTTCGTCGCCGTCGACGAGCGCGCTGTCGGTCGGTGGCCTGATCAAGCACGTGACACGGATGCAGCACAGCTGGATGGCACGCGTCGCGGCTGCCCCGGACGCGGCACCGAAGGACCCCCGGCCGTTCGACCCCGAGGCATTTGCGGACCAGCACGTGATGCGGCCCGACGAGACGCTGGACGGACTGCTGCGGGATTTCGCCGAACAGAACGCGACGTCGCTGCGGCTGGTGGAAACCGCCGATCTCGACGCGGCGGTGCCCGTGCCCCGCGACGTCCCGTGGTTTCCCAAAGACCTGGATGCCTGGTCGGTGCGATGGGTGATCCTGCACGTCATCAACGAGTTGGCCCGGCACGCGGGGCACGCCGACATCGTCCGGGAAACCATCGACGGAGCCACGATGTACGACCTGATCGCCGGGCTGGAAGGCTGGGAGATCGAGGGCTGGGTC